The Juglans microcarpa x Juglans regia isolate MS1-56 chromosome 2D, Jm3101_v1.0, whole genome shotgun sequence DNA window CTAGCTGCATACTGGTGTACCATCATTGTTCCCTGCACCAAGGTGGCaaattccatagccttgtccTCACGGAACGAGCTAGGGAACAAGCGCTCAAGAAAGATCTGTTTGAAATGCAGCCAACTGACTATTTCTGTCCCCTCTGCTTCTCTGATAGTTCTTTCAGAAATTCACCACCTCTTCGCCTCTCCGGTTAGCTTGAATGTGGCGTACGCCACCTTCTGTTCATCTGTACAGGTTAGGACCCGCAATATCTCTTCAATGTCCTGAATCCAATCCTCCACCAAGGTTGGAtcgcctctcccatcaaataaagGGGAGTGCATTCGATTGAATTGCTCTACGGTACAACCCCTTCATTATAGTTACTCTGGCAACCCGAGGGATTCTGCACGAGGTCATCAATTAATTGATGGCCGCTGCTCGTAGTACTTCGgaagcactcgggtttgcttccttttcattttcgtttGCATTCAGGTCCGATATACTTCGTTCTcgacgacgaggtggcatcctgacaaaataacttGGATCTTTAATAAACGTTtcaaaaaatagagtttatatgaacataaataattagtgggattcataaaacaaaacatatatattatacttgaaaattataagaatacatataaaagagagaaaagaagtacGCACAATGGTAGTAATAGTCAAATCTCCCAAAATCTAATACCTTACCCCATCTAACTATTTAAGAAGACTCTGTAATTAAACTAAACCTTAATCAACATGAACTTAGTTCATAGACCTGTGGAATACCACACCTCAAAACCATTCCTAAAGCTTGCGAATTCTAAGACTTCCCACATCTACAATATTCAATCCTATAGTTCACTTCACTATCAtaataaatctaaaaatgatttcttaaacACTATCTATACTCTGAAATCTTACATActatagtctgcagaacctcaaacctaactctgataccaaatgtaacgccccaaacccgggtggcttggagaattactacctgtcacttataaacatgtttCCAACAccactaaaataaatctccaaaaacaataaactttattagcaaaattcAATCTCATGTCTTCTAAATAACACCTTGAAAAACTCCCCAAAGTTATTACCGtaacaaaaagaataaactaaagagtccacaatctcccagTAGTCATAACAAACTAACTAATAATAtcataagtcttactaaacccaagataaaaattaaatctaagagacattaaattgaaaggacatcagaattccttctttttaacatcctctcctcagcttaatcatgctcaccaatctaatctaggtcctcagttggactctccacatcatctgaaaattattataaagatagggggtgagttatcaacaactcagtaagtagaggacatatgctagcgtgcaaacatgagcatttacaaaacacattatgcagaacaaaatattttacagagttatcatgcagaacaagacgtgttttcaaaagtaacagagcgatgattttaagacaagtaaaacctgtagtactttggcataacaaaacttgagcatcatcatcacatcaaaacagagcatctcacagagcagagaccatgtttcacccccggggtagggttgtgctaaccccggtggccaaaccaggaagagacagaggtgaaatatttcccttattactctcggagccccgagtgtgcagaCAGGAAAGACCatataaaaccactttgtttccaaagtgggtgcactcagagacagagaagttggtaccaacccaaacagagcagagcaaagaCAGAGttagatacaaaatcagtacaccatgccaaaggttttcagatgccatatcaaaataaaacatagtaccaaaacataatcaaatcattctcacatactgaaaataaaagccggagcatctttctaaataaatgcacaatttttcagattctcaatatcgctctttttcaaatttcagagacaacatgacaaaatttagctcatgtctacacaatgcatgttagaaaatattttctcttttttcatacAGATTGCATGAGttatgcaaataagcgaccgatgttggtttttcccaagttctcatttcatcacaaaaatatgcaaagttttcagaaattcAACAATAATTCatgtaaggcctagcataggaaccccgcttacctgactcttgcagcgtattatctatgccttaAAAGCGATCTCTATCAGTCTCGTCACCtatgcataaaaataatatatataaactaagtgTTAAAAAACCAACAACACAATCTCGATCTAAAAATTTAAGACCCAAATTCTAGACCATGTTTCAGCAAATTTAATCCAACTCAAACAGCCAAATAACTAtctggacagcccacacttcaacccaaaaatgCTCTATACCAATTTCAATTTTGTCCTATACAACCccaaaaccaatgtcaactcaaatcatcaataaatCACACTTATTTCAGCAGCTCATAGCCCCAACCAACCAccaacaatttaaccaaaacaacactACACATTGTGCATTTCTCTCCATtcacaactccacaaaataaaaatcccaACACTTCTAAATGTTAATCGACACCCAACAAAACTCccttttatatatttctaaaacaccaatccaacaaatcaaaattttcttcatgagagaaaaaaaaaatacccaacgAAGTGAAAAACTTACGGTGAAGGCTCAACGTTTATGAGAAACTGAGTAGAACTTCATACTCACTGCACTACAACAAACACAAGGCGCATGGAAAGAAAAACCACCAATCCACGGACTGcactagaaagaaaaatttattttcaataaccATTTCGAGTAAGAGTAAGAAAGATGTGAAATCTtaaagaggaaaagagaaaagaaaagatttacCCACTAGAGAAGCTCTCAGCAACCAAgactaaaattttgtttttacccAAAACTGCAGTTCCACAACTACTGAGCAATAGAGgaacgcgagagagagagagagagcgagagatgCACCAAATTTGCAGCAATGGAGGGACgcgagagagagaaacacaCAATCTGCAGAAAATGGAGGGATGCGACTGGGTGAGAACCGATTTTGAGGGAAAGGAAAATGGGAGAAATTTAGGGCATGAAATTCGGACTCCCGAAAACAGACCAACgaaaagaaagagatgaaaaCGGGAGGAAGTGAGTAACGTGAGAGAGAGGCGCGAGGGaaaccagaaaagaaaagaaaccgaaagagaaagagagggagaaggaatAGGGGGAGCTAAGGAAAAAGGGAAACTTACCCCAAACGGCGCCATTTCGCACTCCTCCAAGGAAAGGGCTGGGCCCTTGCGCACAGTTCGGGCCTCACAAACACTGGGCCTTACAAAACCCAGAAGGAAAACACGAGAACAAAGCTACAACTTATTTAGCCTTTCAGGGTCTGATCCCTCTCGCTTGTCAAGTGGTTGTCGACGGTTCCATCACAGCAAGAAGCAAACTAATTCATGGATAAGGTTCACAGATCGCTGGCATGTGCCGGAAAGGTGAGGGGTCAAACTCCAAAGGTGGCCAAGCaggacaagaagaagaagctgcGAGTCCGCGCCCACAAGCGTATGCAGTACAATCGCCACTTCGTCACCGCTGTAGTTGGATTTGGTAAGAAGCGTGGACCCAATTCTTCAGAGAAGTATGCAACTTGTTGTATGAGGAGTTTGGTTATGGAGGCAATGCTTGATCATGAAGCACCAGTTTCGCActcttatattttgtttgtagcTAAACTACATTTCAGTTTATTAGTTTATACTGAAAATCTGACTTTATTTTGTTCAAGACTTCTCTTGAggtttaaaacttgaaaatgcATGGGATGTGCcgattttgagatttcaaaaaaataaaaaaaaacacgaaaACAAAAGCAGACGAAAGGTAGCTTAGCGTCCGAGAGAGAGTGTGTCGTCGTCGTTGTTTGGCAGCGACCTTCTAAGCCCAATGCTCCACACTCCTTCCGCAATCTTGGGTttggcttctctctctccctctctcactctcaaatCCCATCTCGCATTGATTCTAAAACCACAGTTTGGTACGCGGATCCCATCTAGTTCTTTTGTGAAAGATGCTAACTTCATTTGACGAAGACCAAAAAAAACATTGCTTTAAGaccaaatcaagaaaaaaaagatgtacATTTTGAAGCCAACGTGAAGCAAAGGCTTACGGTGGCTTGGGTGTAGTTGGCATCAGTTTTAAGTGGGTGGTCATGCGTGGGAGGTATCTGGCCTGAGAGCACAAAATTGCTCTATTTTGGCGCTTTAAAACAGAGGAGTAATGGCAACGGGGAGGTTGGCTGGGCTGTTTTCATGGTGTCTCCGACTTGAAGCAGTGCCTTGCGAGATGGTTGGAGTTGCCTTGCTTGAAGGGATTCACATGTAGTGACGGAAGCTACAAGGTGGAGATGCTTTACTGAAGCTTGAAGGTTTGCGGCAGTGGTGGTTTCTTTGCTCAGAAAGGGGAGCCATACCTGTTTGGTTTCCTAAAGGAGAAGGACGTGCATGGGTCACTAGGCGTCTTCAAGGGAGAGGGagtgatccaacggagatggagatggagggaTGGAGAAATGAAATTTCGAGCAGGAGAGAGGGGGAAcgaaatggagagggagaggaaggaaaaaataaaactagtgaCGTGGAGGCGCCGGTTGCATCAGGCGGttgtatctatcattttttataattatatatctgcATAAGGATTTTGATAATAGCAAATAAGTTCAAGTATAAATGAGTCTCAAACTCAAGTTATACACATAATAAACCAAGCATATCAACGTATCAAGCATGAGCAACAAAGGGaacaagcttacaaataaaGCTCTTAGAGTAACTTTGTACATctctttcaaaatttgaaatagg harbors:
- the LOC121250472 gene encoding 40S ribosomal protein S30-like codes for the protein MDKVHRSLACAGKVRGQTPKVAKQDKKKKLRVRAHKRMQYNRHFVTAVVGFGKKRGPNSSEKYATCCMRSLVMEAMLDHEAPVSHSYILFVAKLHFSLLVYTENLTLFCSRLLLRFKT